From a single Adhaeribacter swui genomic region:
- a CDS encoding beta-N-acetylhexosaminidase: MRKKAYLLLVLSWISLLPTRAQTQEIPASNLGLVPLPLEVKAYDGKFTLPAKIVIAAKTADEQNVAGFLKDYFTVLGKVATVTPDANQATVKLKIGALTSKNPEAYQLTVDQSGASITASAGPGLFYGAQTLMQLLPPTAQETIAVPYVRITDEPAFKWRGNMLDVARHFFPVAFVKKYIDYLAAYKINTFHWHLTDDQGWRVEIKKYPKLTQISAFRNESLVGAQQLMKKPEDYKYDGIPHGGFYTQEEIKDVVAYAQKRYITVVPEIEMPGHSVAILAAYPELACKPGPYQTRTLWGISDDIVCPSEETFQFFENVLAEVIPLFPGKYVHIGGDEAPKDRWRESNLVKGIMKKEKIKDVEKVQGWFNNRIEKFLLAKGKKLIGWDEILEGGISPKSTIMSWRGEKGGIEAARHGNEVVMSPASHLYLDYGQNPVPHSPVEPLMIGGYLPLEKVYSYNPLSSELTPAQHKYILGVQANLWTEYIPTPEKVEYMLFPRIMALAEVAWTPSAKKNYADFQQRLGQQFPRLDAKNIKYRVPEPAGLDSTKIVKQGDKATLTLTSIVPDAQIRYTLDGTMPNETADLYTKPLALPVNRNLKIRAITVTPKGRLSVPAEVVIP, encoded by the coding sequence ATGAGAAAAAAAGCTTACCTGTTGCTGGTTCTTTCCTGGATCAGTTTATTACCCACGCGTGCACAAACCCAAGAAATTCCGGCCAGTAATCTTGGCTTAGTTCCGTTGCCTTTAGAAGTAAAAGCTTACGACGGAAAATTTACCTTACCTGCCAAAATAGTAATTGCTGCTAAAACCGCCGACGAACAAAACGTAGCGGGCTTTTTAAAAGATTATTTTACCGTATTGGGCAAAGTAGCCACAGTAACCCCGGATGCCAACCAGGCAACGGTAAAATTAAAAATCGGTGCTCTTACCAGTAAAAATCCCGAAGCGTATCAGCTCACTGTAGACCAATCCGGAGCCAGTATAACTGCCTCCGCTGGACCTGGTTTATTTTACGGCGCCCAAACCTTGATGCAGCTTTTACCGCCCACAGCTCAGGAAACCATTGCGGTGCCGTACGTGCGTATTACCGATGAGCCCGCTTTTAAATGGCGCGGCAATATGTTGGATGTAGCCCGGCATTTCTTTCCGGTAGCCTTCGTTAAAAAATACATCGATTACTTAGCCGCTTATAAGATAAATACTTTTCACTGGCACCTCACCGACGACCAGGGCTGGCGCGTAGAAATTAAAAAATATCCCAAACTTACGCAAATTAGTGCTTTCCGGAACGAAAGTTTAGTAGGCGCGCAGCAGCTCATGAAAAAGCCCGAAGATTATAAATACGACGGCATCCCTCATGGTGGCTTTTACACCCAGGAAGAAATTAAAGACGTGGTAGCCTACGCCCAAAAACGCTATATTACCGTTGTGCCGGAAATTGAAATGCCTGGCCACTCCGTAGCCATTCTGGCGGCTTACCCCGAATTAGCTTGCAAACCCGGTCCGTACCAAACCCGCACTTTATGGGGGATTTCTGATGATATTGTTTGCCCTTCCGAAGAAACCTTTCAGTTTTTTGAAAACGTGTTAGCCGAAGTGATTCCTTTATTCCCGGGTAAATACGTGCACATTGGCGGCGACGAAGCTCCTAAAGACCGCTGGCGCGAAAGCAATTTGGTAAAAGGCATCATGAAAAAGGAAAAAATCAAAGATGTAGAAAAAGTGCAGGGTTGGTTTAACAACCGCATCGAGAAGTTTTTACTGGCCAAAGGCAAAAAACTAATCGGCTGGGACGAAATTCTGGAAGGCGGTATTTCGCCGAAATCTACGATCATGAGCTGGCGCGGCGAAAAAGGTGGCATTGAAGCAGCCCGTCACGGCAACGAAGTAGTCATGTCGCCGGCTTCGCATTTGTACCTGGACTACGGTCAAAATCCGGTGCCGCACAGTCCCGTTGAACCTTTAATGATTGGTGGTTATTTGCCCCTCGAAAAAGTGTATAGCTACAATCCGCTTTCGAGTGAGTTAACGCCGGCTCAGCATAAATATATTCTGGGCGTGCAGGCTAATTTGTGGACCGAGTACATCCCGACTCCCGAAAAAGTGGAGTACATGTTGTTTCCCCGGATTATGGCTTTAGCAGAAGTAGCCTGGACGCCTTCCGCCAAGAAAAATTATGCAGATTTCCAGCAGCGCTTAGGCCAACAATTCCCGCGCCTCGATGCCAAAAACATTAAGTACCGGGTGCCGGAACCCGCCGGATTAGATTCTACTAAAATTGTAAAACAAGGTGATAAAGCCACACTTACGCTAACCTCTATTGTACCGGATGCACAAATCCGCTACACCTTGGATGGTACCATGCCCAACGAAACCGCCGACTTGTACACCAAACCTTTGGCTCTACCGGTTAATCGTAACTTAAAAATCCGGGCGATTACGGTTACGCCAAAAGGCCGCTTGAGTGTGCCGGCTGAGGTTGTTATTCCTTAA
- a CDS encoding RagB/SusD family nutrient uptake outer membrane protein, which yields MKNKIVIVAAFVSLGLTSSCGDDFLERTPLGVANEATLSNAAGVNAALIAAYSLLDGVGSGPNFTSAGSNWIYGEVASDNAYKGSDVGDQAQITTIERYQGQADIGAFNDRWVALYDGVSRSNDVLKLLAKATDVKDAEKTQITAEARFLRGWYHLEAKKMWNMVPYVDETVTDYNVANDKDIWPMIEADLEFAAANLAAVKSQPGRASSWTAKAVLAKAHMFQQDYTAAKPLLDDIIDNGPFALVNSYHDNFRIATENNSESILEVQNSVADGGSGQNGNNGDNLNFPYNAGPGGCCGFFQPSQNLVNAFKTDENGLPLLDTFNETDVTSDQGLAATDPFTPYAGSLDPRLDWTVGRRGIPFLNWGLHPGRTWIRDQAFAGPYTSKKYTFYQGENAGAESNTANANNYRAVRFADVLLMRAEVAVEENDLATALTIVNQIRDRADNVVVTMPDGSPAANYKVGLYPSFPSQEYARKAVQFERRLEFAMEGHRFFDLVRWGNAAEVLNAYLAKESQKRTYLNGATFEKGKDEYFPIPQTQIDIVGANLLKQNPL from the coding sequence ATGAAAAATAAAATAGTAATAGTAGCCGCCTTTGTTTCTTTGGGACTTACCAGTTCCTGCGGCGATGATTTTCTGGAAAGAACCCCCCTAGGAGTTGCCAATGAGGCTACTTTGAGCAATGCGGCCGGAGTAAATGCCGCCTTAATTGCCGCTTACAGTTTGCTGGATGGCGTGGGCTCCGGACCTAATTTTACCTCAGCGGGTAGTAACTGGATTTACGGCGAAGTAGCTTCTGATAATGCTTACAAAGGCAGCGACGTAGGAGATCAGGCGCAAATTACCACCATTGAGCGTTACCAGGGGCAGGCCGATATCGGCGCTTTTAACGACCGTTGGGTAGCTTTGTACGATGGCGTGTCGCGGTCTAACGACGTGTTAAAATTATTAGCTAAAGCCACGGATGTAAAAGATGCCGAAAAAACGCAGATTACTGCGGAAGCCCGTTTCTTAAGAGGCTGGTACCACCTGGAGGCTAAAAAAATGTGGAACATGGTGCCTTACGTAGACGAAACAGTTACAGATTATAATGTAGCGAACGATAAGGACATCTGGCCCATGATCGAAGCCGATTTAGAATTTGCTGCCGCTAACTTAGCCGCCGTAAAATCGCAACCTGGCCGGGCCAGCAGCTGGACCGCCAAAGCCGTACTGGCCAAAGCGCACATGTTTCAGCAAGATTACACTGCTGCTAAACCGTTGCTGGACGATATTATTGATAATGGTCCTTTTGCCTTAGTAAACAGCTACCACGATAATTTTAGAATTGCTACTGAAAACAACAGCGAGTCGATTCTGGAAGTACAGAACTCTGTAGCCGATGGCGGTAGCGGCCAGAATGGAAACAATGGCGATAACTTAAACTTCCCGTATAATGCGGGCCCCGGGGGCTGCTGCGGTTTCTTTCAGCCGTCGCAGAATTTAGTGAACGCCTTTAAAACCGACGAAAACGGTTTGCCTTTATTAGATACGTTTAACGAAACCGATGTAACCAGCGATCAAGGCTTGGCGGCTACCGATCCTTTTACCCCCTACGCTGGTAGTCTTGATCCGCGTTTAGATTGGACCGTTGGCCGTCGAGGTATTCCATTTTTAAACTGGGGCTTGCATCCCGGTCGTACCTGGATTCGTGACCAGGCTTTTGCCGGACCTTATACCTCTAAAAAGTATACCTTTTACCAAGGCGAAAATGCCGGTGCAGAATCTAATACGGCCAACGCCAACAATTACCGGGCAGTACGGTTTGCCGATGTTTTGTTAATGCGCGCCGAAGTAGCCGTGGAAGAAAATGATTTAGCTACGGCTTTAACCATTGTGAATCAAATCCGGGACCGGGCCGATAATGTGGTCGTAACCATGCCCGATGGTTCGCCGGCGGCTAATTACAAAGTAGGTTTATATCCTTCTTTCCCGAGCCAGGAATACGCCCGCAAAGCGGTACAGTTTGAGCGCCGTCTGGAATTTGCGATGGAAGGCCACCGCTTCTTTGATTTGGTACGTTGGGGCAATGCCGCCGAAGTGCTGAATGCTTACTTAGCCAAAGAAAGCCAGAAAAGAACTTACTTAAACGGCGCCACTTTCGAAAAAGGCAAAGATGAATATTTCCCGATTCCGCAAACGCAGATTGATATTGTAGGTGCTAACCTGTTAAAACAAAATCCGCTTTAA
- a CDS encoding SusC/RagA family TonB-linked outer membrane protein: MQNSTTFRYIFVLALCIITWSSSFAQGVSITGKVTGADTGESLPGVSIVVKGTSQGTVTDTDGNFKISVPNSQSVLVFSFIGYASKEVTVGNQATINVSLGTDAKALQEVVVTGYSTQSKRDITGSVAVVDAEELTKVAAPNVAQQLQGRAPGVTVTTNNTPGGEATVRIRGFGTINNNDPLYVIDGVPTKGGLNNINPNNIESMQVLKDASAASVYGSRAANGVIIITTKKGKAGVPKFSFNSRAGVQYGKIELGMIVNPQQHGELLWQQLRNAGILTNGNPSHPQFGNGPTPVVPDYILAGSSYGLFEGDPRVDPSLVNYNRNGYYQIVKANKEGTDWLNEILRPAAIQEYNLGASGGSENGRYALSLNYFKQDGVLLNTSFDRYSVRSNTEFSLKNRFRIGQNLEVSYAQNKGYYNNNGTASGANNQDGNPVGNAYRIPSIIPIYDINGRYAATRAAGLGPATNPVAQLDRNKNDKTTQFRTFGNAYAELDILKDLTAKTSIGIDYINAYRQDYNLLDLEEAEIETANALTNANAYDITWTWSNTLNYKKTFNDIHSLGVLVGAEAIEGTGRDFSANRTTFFSEDPQYMFLSAGASGINNAGGGYEWALFSLFGKVNYALKDRYLLEATVRRDGSSRFGANNRYGTFPAFSAGWRLSEEEFLSGLNFFDDLKLRAGWGQTGNQEIGNYNGFNTYRSTLNQSSYAITGSNNAVVAGFDTQAFGNPDAKWETTTQTNVGLDATILKGKFGITFDWYNRLTSDMLYQVSLPATQGTATIPFVNVGEMRNRGVDLGLDFNNQALNGDLTYGVSVNFSTYRNEVLKLNNSATAVLLGPSIRSYTWTRSVVGQPLYSFYGHVIDGIYQNEAEVNSSPNYPGYSAVGKFKYRDVDGNGIINDNDRTFIGNPHPDFTYGVNLNVGYKNFDLSAFFQGVQGNEVLNMVKRWTDFNNQAGNRSLRMLNESWTPQNPNAVLPILNSTDSRSQQPSSYFVEDGSYLRMKNLTLGYTLPTTTLSKIGLESVRVYLQAQNLFTITKYSGIDPEITSVGSTPGSTILGVDQGTYPQSKMYQIGINIGL; this comes from the coding sequence ATGCAAAATTCTACAACATTCAGGTACATTTTTGTACTTGCGCTGTGCATTATTACCTGGAGCAGCAGCTTTGCCCAGGGAGTAAGTATAACCGGAAAAGTAACCGGGGCCGACACGGGCGAATCTTTACCCGGAGTTAGTATAGTGGTAAAAGGAACTTCCCAAGGTACCGTAACCGATACCGATGGAAATTTTAAAATTTCGGTGCCCAACAGCCAAAGCGTTTTGGTGTTTTCTTTTATTGGTTATGCTTCCAAAGAAGTAACGGTAGGTAACCAGGCTACCATTAATGTGAGTTTGGGCACCGATGCCAAAGCGTTGCAGGAAGTAGTGGTAACGGGTTATTCTACGCAATCTAAGCGGGATATTACCGGTTCCGTAGCGGTTGTGGATGCGGAAGAGCTAACCAAAGTAGCGGCTCCCAACGTGGCCCAGCAGTTACAAGGCCGGGCACCCGGCGTTACGGTAACTACCAACAACACGCCCGGCGGCGAAGCTACCGTGCGTATCCGGGGATTTGGTACCATTAACAACAACGACCCACTTTACGTGATTGATGGTGTACCTACCAAAGGCGGCCTGAACAACATTAACCCGAACAACATTGAGTCGATGCAGGTGTTAAAAGATGCATCGGCCGCTTCTGTTTACGGTTCGCGGGCAGCTAACGGGGTAATTATTATTACCACTAAAAAAGGCAAAGCGGGCGTACCTAAATTTTCTTTTAACAGCCGGGCCGGCGTACAATACGGTAAAATAGAACTGGGCATGATCGTGAACCCGCAGCAGCACGGCGAATTATTGTGGCAGCAGTTGCGCAATGCCGGTATTTTAACCAATGGCAATCCCTCGCATCCGCAGTTCGGCAACGGTCCTACGCCGGTAGTACCGGATTATATCTTAGCCGGTAGCAGCTACGGTTTGTTTGAAGGCGACCCACGGGTAGATCCTTCGTTGGTGAATTACAACCGCAACGGCTATTACCAAATTGTAAAAGCTAATAAAGAAGGTACCGATTGGTTAAACGAAATTTTACGTCCGGCAGCTATTCAGGAGTATAACCTGGGTGCTTCGGGTGGTAGCGAAAATGGCCGCTACGCGCTTTCTTTAAACTATTTTAAACAAGATGGGGTGTTGTTAAACACTTCCTTCGACCGGTATTCGGTGCGTTCCAATACCGAATTTAGTTTAAAAAACCGGTTCCGGATAGGTCAAAACCTGGAAGTAAGTTATGCCCAAAATAAAGGCTATTACAACAACAACGGCACGGCCAGTGGCGCCAACAACCAGGACGGTAACCCCGTAGGTAATGCTTACCGGATTCCTTCCATCATCCCCATCTACGACATCAATGGCCGGTATGCGGCTACCCGGGCGGCCGGTTTAGGACCCGCTACTAACCCCGTAGCGCAGCTGGATCGTAACAAAAACGATAAAACTACCCAGTTCCGGACATTTGGTAATGCCTATGCCGAGTTAGATATTTTAAAGGATTTAACCGCCAAAACCAGCATTGGCATCGACTACATCAACGCTTACCGCCAGGACTACAACCTGCTGGATTTAGAAGAAGCCGAAATTGAAACCGCAAATGCTTTAACTAACGCCAACGCCTACGATATCACCTGGACCTGGTCGAACACCTTAAATTATAAGAAAACCTTTAATGATATTCACAGCCTGGGCGTTTTAGTAGGAGCCGAAGCCATTGAAGGAACCGGCCGTGATTTTTCGGCGAACCGCACTACTTTTTTCTCCGAAGATCCCCAGTACATGTTTTTAAGTGCCGGAGCCTCGGGAATTAACAATGCCGGTGGTGGTTACGAATGGGCTTTATTCTCTTTATTCGGAAAAGTAAACTATGCCTTAAAAGATCGCTATTTATTAGAAGCTACCGTACGTCGCGATGGTTCTTCGCGGTTTGGAGCCAACAACCGTTATGGTACGTTCCCGGCGTTTAGTGCGGGCTGGCGTTTATCCGAAGAAGAATTCCTGTCGGGTTTAAATTTCTTTGATGATTTAAAATTACGCGCCGGCTGGGGCCAAACCGGTAACCAGGAAATTGGTAACTACAACGGCTTCAACACGTATCGTTCTACCCTAAACCAATCGTCTTACGCCATTACCGGTTCTAACAATGCGGTAGTAGCGGGTTTTGATACCCAAGCGTTTGGTAACCCCGATGCCAAATGGGAAACTACCACCCAAACCAACGTGGGTTTAGATGCTACCATTCTGAAAGGCAAATTTGGGATTACCTTCGATTGGTATAACCGCTTAACCTCCGATATGCTGTATCAGGTTAGTTTGCCTGCTACCCAGGGAACGGCCACCATACCGTTTGTAAACGTAGGCGAAATGCGTAACCGCGGCGTAGATTTAGGTTTGGACTTTAATAACCAGGCTCTGAATGGTGACTTAACCTACGGTGTAAGCGTTAACTTTTCGACGTACCGCAACGAAGTTTTAAAATTAAATAACAGCGCCACCGCCGTATTACTTGGCCCATCCATCCGTAGCTACACCTGGACCCGTTCCGTAGTTGGTCAACCTTTGTATTCTTTCTACGGCCATGTAATTGATGGCATTTACCAAAACGAAGCCGAAGTTAACAGCAGCCCTAATTATCCGGGTTACTCGGCAGTAGGTAAATTTAAATACCGCGATGTAGATGGCAACGGTATTATTAACGACAACGACCGTACTTTTATCGGTAATCCGCATCCGGACTTTACTTATGGCGTGAATTTGAATGTAGGCTATAAGAATTTCGATTTATCGGCTTTCTTCCAGGGGGTACAAGGCAATGAAGTATTAAACATGGTAAAACGCTGGACTGATTTTAATAACCAGGCTGGTAACCGCAGCTTGCGTATGCTCAACGAGTCCTGGACGCCGCAAAATCCGAATGCCGTATTGCCTATCTTAAACTCTACCGATAGCCGGAGCCAGCAACCATCGAGCTACTTCGTAGAAGATGGCTCTTACCTGAGAATGAAAAACCTGACCTTAGGTTATACTTTACCAACTACTACCTTAAGCAAAATTGGTTTAGAAAGCGTACGCGTTTACCTGCAAGCGCAAAACCTATTCACCATTACCAAATACAGCGGCATCGATCCGGAAATTACATCGGTTGGTTCTACGCCAGGTTCTACCATTCTGGGCGTGGATCAAGGTACTTATCCGCAATCCAAAATGTACCAGATTGGTATTAACATCGGTTTGTAA
- a CDS encoding Gfo/Idh/MocA family oxidoreductase codes for MPRHVLGGKGYLAPSDHLTKGIIGVGSMGRGHIPYAGTKVVAICDVEQNHIKLALDKIGSTVKTFSDYRELIQLPEVDIVHVATPPHWHGIMAADAARAGKDVWCEKPMTRTIGEGKRVVEAVQQHGRIFRLNTWFRFEDMFYGMRTPVKPIKKLVESGLLGWPLKVTVGATTGYDWKFYWVGKTNLDPMPVPATLDYDAWLGPAPYKPYNPHRVHQTFRGYWDYDGGGLGDMGQHYLDPVQYFLGKDDTSPVSVEVDAPQQHPEAVGTWRRITYTYADGCQIILDGEGKDTNAAYIEGPKGKLYPGFKSDIPDLEKKLAAFPDPEPQVTDFVDAVKNRKKFALNEENGHRSCTIVNMGLAALKLGRSLKFDPVKQVFIDDDAANRLIDQPMRAPFVI; via the coding sequence GTGCCACGCCACGTTTTAGGCGGCAAAGGTTACCTGGCCCCCAGCGATCACTTAACCAAAGGTATCATTGGCGTTGGTTCCATGGGTAGGGGCCACATTCCTTACGCGGGTACCAAGGTAGTAGCTATTTGCGATGTAGAACAAAACCATATAAAATTGGCGCTGGATAAAATTGGCAGCACCGTTAAAACTTTTTCGGATTACCGCGAACTGATTCAGTTACCCGAAGTAGATATTGTGCACGTGGCTACTCCGCCGCATTGGCACGGCATTATGGCGGCCGATGCCGCCCGGGCTGGTAAAGATGTTTGGTGCGAAAAACCCATGACCCGTACCATTGGCGAAGGTAAACGCGTAGTAGAAGCGGTACAGCAACATGGCCGTATTTTCCGGTTAAACACCTGGTTCCGCTTCGAAGATATGTTCTACGGCATGCGTACGCCGGTTAAACCCATTAAAAAATTAGTAGAAAGTGGCTTATTAGGTTGGCCGTTAAAAGTAACCGTAGGCGCTACTACCGGCTACGACTGGAAATTCTACTGGGTAGGTAAAACCAACCTCGACCCCATGCCAGTACCAGCTACCCTGGATTACGATGCCTGGTTAGGGCCTGCTCCTTATAAACCATACAACCCGCACCGGGTGCACCAAACTTTCCGGGGTTACTGGGATTACGATGGTGGCGGCTTGGGCGACATGGGCCAGCATTATTTAGACCCGGTACAGTATTTCCTGGGTAAAGACGATACCAGCCCGGTTTCCGTGGAGGTAGATGCGCCGCAGCAACACCCCGAGGCCGTGGGTACCTGGCGCCGGATTACTTACACTTACGCCGATGGTTGTCAGATTATTCTGGATGGCGAAGGCAAAGACACGAATGCCGCTTACATCGAAGGACCAAAAGGTAAATTATATCCTGGTTTTAAATCCGACATTCCGGACTTAGAGAAAAAATTAGCCGCTTTCCCGGATCCGGAGCCTCAGGTTACCGACTTTGTGGATGCTGTTAAAAACCGCAAAAAGTTTGCCTTGAACGAAGAAAACGGCCACCGGTCTTGCACCATTGTAAACATGGGATTAGCCGCTCTAAAATTAGGGCGATCGCTTAAGTTCGATCCGGTAAAACAAGTTTTCATCGACGACGATGCTGCCAACCGCCTCATAGATCAACCCATGCGCGCCCCGTTTGTGATATAG